From the genome of Vicia villosa cultivar HV-30 ecotype Madison, WI linkage group LG2, Vvil1.0, whole genome shotgun sequence, one region includes:
- the LOC131651523 gene encoding uncharacterized protein LOC131651523, protein MLQVRDQVKNYVPWNHMRQSQQFQMKKMYTSLLDQSEDMDWKGLIMGNQARPRAKIILWLACHGRLATKDRLVRFGMISDTKCEFCLENETLQHMFFECSETRSIWNEIMRWLHIENQEKGWMQVKNWSIKLYKSRNWRKDFYKIALAECIYAIWMKRNRRVYRKDTIDSDIVTPIIENIVNRAWASPKLGYLLM, encoded by the coding sequence ATGTTGCAGGTAAGGGACCAAGTAAAGAATTATGTTCCATGGAATCATATGAGACAGAGCCAGCAGTttcagatgaagaaaatgtaTACTAGTTTGTTGGATCAATCTGAAGATATGGATTGGAAAGGGCTGATTATGGGGAATCAAGCTAGACCCCGAGCAAAGATTATCTTGTGGCTAGCCTGCCATGGTAGACTTGCTACAAAAGATAGATTGGTTAGGTTTGGCATGATTAGTGATACTAAATGTGAATTCTGTCTGGAAAATGAAACTTTGCAGCATATGTTTTTTGAATGCAGTGAAACTAGGAGCATTTGGAATGAGATCATGAGATGGCTTCACATTGAGAATCAAGAGAAGGGATGGATGCAAGTGAAGAATTGGTCGATAAAACTGTACAAGAGTAGGAACTGGAGAAAGGATTTCTATAAGATAGCTTTGGCTGAATGTATATATGCCATATGGATGAAGAGAAATAGAAGAGTGTATAGGAAAGATACTATAGATAGTGATATAGTTACTCCTATTATAGAGAATATTGTCAATAGAGCTTGGGCTAGTCCAAAGCTTGGATACCTACTGATGTAA